agatcgccgacagatcccaagtcgatcgcgaaggggtgaagaaaaaaaaaaaaaaaaaaaaaattttttttttttttttttttaatgaaattaaatttgcgcggtagcatatacgcgcggtagcgcatgtgctgttaacagcagttgaaagccgtcaacagtagttacacactcctaaacgttggcatggctgaggggaaacaagctaagacctaccattttcaccctgagtgggaggaagattattgattatcgttgagaaggtgccgtgcgcagacggaatgaaacccccattgaagtccgtaggttcacgatacaaccccccccccccccccccccggtcaacaattgttctctaccccccccccccccccccccccccccccccccggcttgaaggtaggtttgctggtagatctcgggaggttggctacttgaaaagtagatcttgggtcaaaaaaggttgggcacccctggtctactGTAAGCAGCTGACTATCGTGTTGCTCTTTAGTTATTTCTTTACGTAAAGATCGTCTCCCTAGAAAAGTGTTTCTCACTGACTTGGTGGAGTACATGATAAATGCTTTTCATAAAGGATAGGGATTTTTATAAGACATCATCAACAGTTTAAATGTCCAACATCGaaagctggggtgtgtgtgtgcgtgtgtgtgtgtgtgtgtgtgtggggggaggttgtgtgGAAGTTGAATCATGTTTATATCATCAAATACCAGTCGCCGGATCCAAGACTCAACACTCCTGGTTTATATTTGTCTGTTTATTTCAATCGTTGCACTGTATGAAATAACATGTAACCTGTTGAAAGTCCTTAATAAAACCAACCTGGATGTACCatatcttttgttttgtttttatttattacttcCTGGTCTGTTACTTTCTTTTTCTCTACCTGTGGTTTGCTGTAAAACATATATGTTCTCTTGACATCCTTCCATGCAATAGTCCACATGCTCAGAGAAATGAGGGGGCGGGCCCAAGGCATGGGTTCGACCAATGGCAGCCCTGGCAGTAATTTATTTCACATTTCCTCCAATAGGTGGCTAAGTAGTAATGCATGCGTTTGAGTATCCGGCTGAAGGAAGCTGCTTAGTCTGGTTCATACCGGTCTGctcctgcttctctctctctctactgttgtcaatgacacacacacactctctcacacacacacacacacacacacacacacacacacacacacacacacacacacacacacacacacacacacacacacacacacacacacacacacacacacacacacacacacaggcgctaCTCTTACAGCCACTTTATGACAGCTATTGTAGAACCAAAGAAGGAAGAGAAGCAACATGCCATCGACACACAATGAATAATACAGATAGAAATTCTGCTGGCGGGGCTTGACACGGTCTGGCATGCGGTGAAGAAACACCACGTTCTTTCTCTATCGCAGGGCTGGGTCGTATTCCACAGTTCCACACTGTTGAACTTCCTCACACTGAGTGGGTTTTTCATGACTCAGAGATGTATGCAGTATTGTTTTAACTCATAGGCGCTTAGGTCACAGCCCCACTTTGAAACCAGAAGGGTCTTTtataatgcaaaaaaaagaagaagggaGAATGTGTCACTTGGAATTCCAAATGCGTTTTCTATGGAGGGTTTTTTGAATTTAATCCAGCAATCTTGACCTCAGTAGTTTTGGCTTATTGATGATATTTTTTATGGGCGACAGAAATCTCATGGGTAAAATAAAAGTGAAATTGTAAACATTCCTTGAAAATGACTATTCTCCCTTTGGCAAACAGAAAAATTAAATAGCTTCAAGCCACTAGCAACAACTGGTTACAAGTAACTGAAATAGTCCCCTCGTTCCTCTCTCTTATCTGTCAGTAAAATGTCGGTAACCTGGCAACACAATGTGTCGGTTGATTGTCACAGAAGGCAACGTGACTGATCCCACCCGTGATAATCAGTAACATCAACGGTCCAAATAATCTTGAAGTACGGGGTTGGTTAGATTTTGAGATCATCATAAAATTCAGATGATACAATTATGTGAGACATTAAGATACTAATCTGGCTGTGGATGACTTAGATTAGTTATGCTTCCATTCATCTGGATATTATATAGACATTTGTAACTTTTTACTAAGTTACAAATGTACTTATAAAAGGAAACTTTTGCCAGTTTTCTGAATATTTGAATGTAGAATCTATTGAACAAAGTGGAAAAAAAAAGCTGGTAAAACACCAAGGCATAAACCCAGGCTAGCATAAACTATAAACAATTTGGCTTTGGTTCATAGCCAAACCATGTACTTCAACCAGATGACTCCCACAATCACAACCATTATGTAAATACTTTCAGAAACGGCTGTATTTGCACGTTCTCCCCTATCCCAACAAACCAACTGAATTCCTCTTTTGAATCTGTGACACGTGATAAAATAGGCCGAGGCAGATAACCAGAGCCAGTCCTACAGGTCCCAGAGTCCAACCCCCCAAGCTCAGATTCTCGTCTAGACTGGAGTGGGTTGGCACCATCTGTCTGGTACGGTGCATATGGAATCTTGTTTCTCGTGTCTTTCAGATGACGAGAGCCCGGATGAGGGATTCACCGTTCTCTGCACGGGCGTGCACGAATTTGCCTTCAGCTTGAACCTGCCTCAGATGTAAGTAAAGGTTGGCGTACACAAGACAAGACAAAATACAAAAGATTAAACATCCACCCGCaaacaagcccacacacactcacaaagagagaaggagagagagagggagagagcgtgtgagagagagagagagggagagggagagagagtcagagagagagagagtcagagagtcacaACTTTATCATCATTATCAGATGTGCAGTAAAACTAGGTCACAGCGAGTGCAAGTCTTGGTTGTCAACAAACAAATGAACCCACATAATCacaaaaaaagaatgaaaaagTTGCGAAATAAGTAAAGGTATGAAAAGGGTTGGTCCAACAGGATATTCTCTCCTAATTAATAACTTGCTGCTCACTGTAAGTTACTAAATGGTCAGCGAAATGGCAgttggggaaaaaaataacaaactgtACAATAAAGTGACGGAATATTACGATGTGGATATTTATATCCtgtacctcctcctccgccttcgccaccttctccacccacctcctccaccaccacctccacctccaccctggggTCCACCTCCTGCCCCGACAGGCCCCTGGCCACCTCCTTTGAGGGGAAGCACGGCAGTGTGAGGTACTGGGTTAAGGCCGAGCTACAGCGCCCCTGGCTGCTTCCCGTAAAGGTGAAGAAGGAGTTCATCGTCTTCGAGCACATCGACATCAACACGCCGCTGCTGCTGGTGAGCGGGacacgggacacacacacgcgcagaacacacacacgcacacaaacagacacacacatccacacctccaAAGACCGCCGGTAAGATTGTGGTGGGACCTTTTGGTCTTGTAGAGATCAAGCACTACAAAGGATATGTTGTCCTTGGGCCTGGTGTCCCAGGCCAGGTTATTTGGCTTGAGGCCCTTCCCAGCTCTTTAGTGACATGTATGTCAACATGTTCTCCCTGTAAGTCACTCTGTGATGAATAAATGTAAAGACTCAACTGTTCAGAGCTCCtgcttattgtatgttgtacgtcctggcacttaggTGCCCTAAGTGTAAATGTTAATAGTAGCTGTGAACAGGTTGAGTGAATACCAGCTCTGTCGCCTCAACAGGCCCCTCAAGCCGGGACCAAGGAGAAGACCCTGTGCTGCTGGTTCTGTGCCTCCGGTCCGATCTCCATCAGTGCCAAGATAGAGCGGAAGGGCTACACACCAGGTACCCACCGAGCACACGTCAACATCCATCCTCGCACCAACCTGAAGCTAAACCACTGCGCATAAAGGCCTAGTCCTGACCGCAGTGAcaggggtttgattcctgccgGAGTCCGTTGCTGCAagttctgcccctctctctcccctaccttcCTGCCTCTACAATAAAAGGATAAAACcttcaaaaataaatctttcaGAAAACTAAACCACCGTCAAATGTCTGGAACGGGGGAGACACTGTGGAAACACTCTCCCGGTTCACACATCAAGCACAGGTCCCACCCGCCGATCCCTCCACCAACCGGCTATCAGAGTTCAGATTGGAGAAGACCTCGCCAAAAACACCAAACCCACACAGAAGtgtaacactctctctctctctctctctctctctctctctctctctctctctctctctctctctctctctctctctctctccctctctctccctctctctctctctctctccctctctctctccctgatctATTTTCTCTCCCCGTCCCGAAGGCGAGTCCATTCAGATCTTCGCCGAGGTGGAGAACTGCTCGTCGCGCGTGGTCGTGCCCAAGGCGGCCCTTTACCAGACCCAGACCTTCTACGCCAAGGGGAAGGGCAAGCAGATCCAGCAGCTGGTGTCCAACCTTCGCGGAGACCCCCTGGCCCAGGGCAAGAGCCAGAGCTGGGAGGGCAAGTCACTGAAGATCCCGCCCGTATCTCCCTCCATCATCGACTGTCCCATCATCAGGGTGGAGTACGCGCTGGTGGTAAGTCACAGTCACAGTTGGAAAGGTTTACCAAACGGGTCTTCTGGGGACATGCCCAGCAGGAGAGTCTTTCtctatatgtgtgcgtgtaattgGGTAATTATGCGTGGCATTATGAAATGTATGTGCGCCAACGGCTAGAATCAAAAGTAGGATTGGTTGTGCTTGTTTGAATAGTTGTTAAACTGGTTTCAACCTTTGAAAAAGTCACGCCCCAAAGTAAGATAACTATATTTGGTCCCAGGACAAAGAAACCCAGTCACCCTGAAGTTATAAAAAGTAATAAATGTCTTCCTTATTATCGAGTTGAGGCATAGGTCTTTTTGACACATTTGACTTGCTCATTAATGCATCTGAAGAAAGACCTCAGTGTGTGCTAAATGAGTAACCATATATCCCCTGCCATCAAATATGCCTGATTTGATTAACGTGTTGTTTCTGTTTCCTGCTGCTGTAGGTCTATGTGGATGTCCCGGGGGGGTTGAACCTGAACCTGTCCTTGCCCTTGGTGATCGGGACGATCCCGCTCCACGCCTGCTCCAGCAGAACCTCAAGCATTAGCAGCCAGACCAGCAACCTGAGGTGGAGTCTCCAGGAGAGACCTGAAGGTAAGGACTCGGCcggacacacatccacacatagaTACATGGATACGTAGACATATAGATCcataaaaacatttatacatagatacatagacaCATAGACTCATAGACTCATAGACACATCGACGCATAGACTCATAGACACATCGACACATCGACACATAGTTACATAGAAacatagacacatagacacatagacacatagatacatagatacatagattcAAAGATACATAGATTCAAAGATacatagacacatagacacatagatacaaagatacatagatacatagatacatacatagatacataggttcaaagatacatagatacatagactCATAgacacatagatacatagatacatagacaTATAGATACaaagatacatagatacatacatagataAAAAGAGACATAGATGtatacacatttacacat
The nucleotide sequence above comes from Gadus chalcogrammus isolate NIFS_2021 chromosome 4, NIFS_Gcha_1.0, whole genome shotgun sequence. Encoded proteins:
- the LOC130381191 gene encoding arrestin domain-containing protein 3-like → MVLSKVKAFAIYFDNLNEHNLPVFSGGDQISGRVVVEVTEEVRVRSLNIHARGVAKVRWTESRNTGANTAYTQNYTEEVEYLNHYDNLIGEERDDESPDEGFTVLCTGVHEFAFSLNLPQMPLATSFEGKHGSVRYWVKAELQRPWLLPVKVKKEFIVFEHIDINTPLLLAPQAGTKEKTLCCWFCASGPISISAKIERKGYTPGESIQIFAEVENCSSRVVVPKAALYQTQTFYAKGKGKQIQQLVSNLRGDPLAQGKSQSWEGKSLKIPPVSPSIIDCPIIRVEYALVVYVDVPGGLNLNLSLPLVIGTIPLHACSSRTSSISSQTSNLRWSLQERPEAPPDYSDLAVSEEHRRDCLQGSDWSPPPEEAEGSLQAYITEFRYLPPPLYSEVDPYPDPVEGPRGAEDAGRWDSCPSR